In Bacillota bacterium, one genomic interval encodes:
- a CDS encoding flagellar hook-basal body complex protein: MLRGLYQATAAMVVAKAKQENISGNISNVETVGFKRQVLSEEIFSQAMLMANVGTNSTALGGATARAAVSEPELDWTRGQVTASDSPYHLALVGRGLFAVERDGEVRFTRAGDFRLDASGYITDAFGGRLLLSDGNPLRTAGESFRVAENGEVFLNDTSVGFVQVADFAELGDLTKDENGQFIAAGAATPAAEVQIKQHHLELSNVDLAKEIMDMLLVSRVFQSAQRIVSAYDQLMERTSNIGSAR, translated from the coding sequence ATGTTGAGGGGTTTGTACCAGGCGACAGCGGCGATGGTCGTTGCCAAGGCTAAACAAGAAAATATCTCTGGCAATATATCCAATGTAGAGACGGTGGGTTTTAAACGCCAAGTTCTCAGCGAAGAAATCTTTTCGCAGGCCATGCTGATGGCCAATGTCGGAACGAACTCTACCGCACTTGGTGGAGCCACGGCCAGAGCGGCCGTTAGTGAGCCCGAGCTTGATTGGACGCGCGGCCAGGTTACCGCTTCAGACTCGCCCTACCACCTAGCTTTGGTGGGCAGGGGGCTCTTTGCGGTGGAAAGAGACGGAGAAGTTCGTTTTACGCGCGCCGGTGATTTTCGTCTCGATGCTTCTGGTTACATAACCGATGCTTTTGGTGGACGGCTTCTACTAAGCGATGGCAATCCGTTGCGTACTGCGGGTGAGAGTTTTCGCGTGGCGGAAAATGGCGAGGTTTTTCTTAATGATACTTCTGTAGGCTTCGTGCAGGTAGCTGACTTTGCTGAACTAGGCGACCTTACCAAGGACGAAAATGGTCAGTTTATCGCCGCGGGAGCGGCAACACCGGCCGCCGAGGTACAAATTAAGCAACATCATCTAGAGCTCTCTAATGTTGACCTGGCCAAAGAAATAATGGACATGCTCCTCGTGAGCCGCGTGTTTCAGAGTGCACAGCGCATTGTGTCCGCGTACGATCAGCTTATGGAGCGGACGAGCAATATTGGTAGCGCGAGATAG
- a CDS encoding flagellar hook-basal body protein, which produces MIAGIKRSFSGLLAQLGRLSATGANIANATTPGYKRTAGTFSEILLAGLDRGNVPVVPGEERQLALGVEFRSEMLFTQGGLLATGRPLDIAIEGNSWIELEHEGGRISFTREGSFTQDAMGRLVHGSGGWLPGILIPPQTSVIDIDHAGRVSVGQEGVVTEVGQVRLVAFINPSGLLNEGQSTFAPSENSGPAQPNVEGRLHQGYLELSTVSLSDEMTSLIRAQRAYQASSQAVRTLDEMWENVNALRR; this is translated from the coding sequence TTGATAGCTGGAATTAAGCGCAGTTTTAGTGGCTTGCTCGCACAGCTTGGTCGACTTTCGGCTACGGGCGCGAACATCGCTAATGCCACTACCCCAGGCTATAAACGCACTGCGGGGACATTTAGCGAGATACTACTAGCGGGTCTGGACCGGGGCAATGTGCCGGTGGTCCCCGGGGAGGAGAGGCAGCTAGCACTCGGCGTAGAATTCCGCAGTGAGATGCTCTTCACACAGGGCGGGCTACTGGCCACCGGTAGACCTTTAGACATCGCCATTGAAGGTAACTCCTGGATTGAGCTGGAGCACGAAGGAGGACGCATTAGCTTTACGCGTGAAGGTTCCTTCACGCAGGACGCCATGGGGCGGCTGGTGCATGGCTCGGGAGGGTGGCTGCCGGGCATCCTGATTCCACCACAGACCTCGGTCATCGATATCGATCATGCCGGAAGAGTCTCGGTGGGGCAAGAAGGCGTGGTGACAGAGGTAGGGCAGGTACGCCTAGTGGCCTTTATTAATCCTAGCGGTCTGTTAAACGAGGGGCAGTCAACTTTTGCGCCGAGCGAGAACTCCGGCCCGGCACAACCCAATGTAGAAGGACGCCTCCACCAAGGATACTTGGAACTTTCTACGGTGTCGTTATCAGATGAAATGACCTCGCTGATCAGGGCGCAGCGGGCCTACCAGGCCAGTAGCCAGGCTGTGCGAACCTTAGATGAGATGTGGGAGAATGTGAATGCTTTGCGCAGGTAG
- a CDS encoding chemotaxis protein CheD has product MEYHVGIGELRAARAPSTIITRGLGSCVGVMLCDFGQGVGGLAHVMLPRSSEFTSFTNPYKFADLALPALLEELRALGGRNFKAKLAGGAKMFAAATERAGFDIGLRNVEQVRLTLRQLAIPIANEDVGGSVGRTVTLDTATGVVKVRTVGRGEQLL; this is encoded by the coding sequence ATGGAGTATCATGTGGGCATTGGGGAGTTACGAGCCGCGCGGGCCCCAAGCACAATTATCACTCGCGGCCTAGGTTCATGTGTCGGTGTCATGTTGTGTGACTTCGGACAAGGTGTTGGGGGTTTAGCACATGTGATGTTGCCCCGTAGCTCAGAATTCACGAGTTTTACTAACCCCTACAAATTCGCAGATCTAGCGCTTCCGGCCTTACTCGAGGAGCTACGAGCCCTAGGTGGGCGAAATTTTAAGGCCAAGCTCGCCGGCGGGGCCAAGATGTTTGCCGCCGCCACCGAACGCGCCGGCTTTGACATCGGTCTGCGCAATGTGGAACAGGTGCGTTTGACTTTGCGTCAACTCGCTATTCCCATAGCCAACGAGGATGTGGGGGGCAGTGTTGGGCGCACGGTTACTCTAGATACTGCTACGGGGGTAGTTAAGGTGAGAACGGTAGGACGAGGGGAGCAGCTGCTATGA
- a CDS encoding protein-glutamate O-methyltransferase CheR → MSEQVAYAKFKARLKNQYGLDLDLYKEAQISRRLQGYMQRHQLSDYADLERYVAATEKASHLIDYLDINVSEFFRNPELFSYLEQEILPKLAQKGEAVRLWSAGCSIGAEPYSLAIALAEAKFRIAPQIWATDLDAGALQQAANGQYSLGDVRNVPPERIAKYFDVAGTAVTIKPQLKKGISFVKHDLLRDPIRDKFSLIVCRNVAIYFTEEAKTSMLHRFAGALHPGGILFTGATESYINYRDLGFKRLHTCFYEKAGE, encoded by the coding sequence ATGAGTGAGCAGGTGGCATATGCCAAGTTTAAAGCGCGTCTAAAAAACCAGTATGGACTAGATCTAGACCTGTACAAAGAGGCGCAAATTAGCAGACGACTGCAGGGCTACATGCAGCGCCACCAGCTTAGCGACTATGCCGACCTAGAAAGATATGTGGCCGCAACCGAAAAGGCCTCGCACTTGATTGACTACTTGGACATCAATGTCTCAGAGTTCTTCCGTAACCCCGAGCTCTTTAGCTACCTAGAACAAGAAATTCTCCCGAAGTTAGCGCAGAAAGGCGAGGCCGTTCGCCTTTGGAGCGCGGGTTGCTCGATTGGTGCCGAACCATACTCGCTCGCTATTGCCCTAGCCGAGGCCAAATTTCGTATAGCGCCCCAGATTTGGGCGACTGACCTTGACGCCGGAGCGCTGCAACAGGCCGCTAACGGGCAGTATAGTCTTGGCGATGTACGCAATGTCCCGCCGGAGCGCATAGCCAAGTACTTTGATGTCGCAGGCACTGCGGTGACTATTAAGCCGCAGCTCAAAAAGGGCATAAGTTTTGTAAAACATGACTTACTGCGCGACCCAATTAGAGATAAATTCAGCCTTATCGTTTGTCGGAATGTCGCCATCTACTTCACCGAGGAAGCGAAGACCAGCATGCTGCACCGTTTTGCTGGTGCCCTACATCCGGGCGGGATTCTCTTTACTGGCGCTACGGAGAGTTACATAAATTACCGTGACTTAGGCTTTAAGCGGCTTCACACATGTTTTTATGAGAAAGCAGGTGAGTAG
- a CDS encoding chemotaxis protein CheC has translation MQNISAQQIDILNEIGNIGAGNAATALSQLMGTMVDMSLPWTKLCLIEEGCELLSRPDEAGVGIQIALEGKINGLTLLTFDEESALYILNAFGDMLPDKRLESDMARSALMEVGNIVTGSFATAISEFLKTTAWCTPPLLIHDYFDAFVCSVVVSGCQETDHVLVFKTELFVGGKALQSDLAFMPTKESFQLIMRELDATRG, from the coding sequence ATGCAGAATATCTCGGCGCAACAAATCGATATACTAAATGAAATTGGTAACATCGGCGCGGGTAATGCCGCCACCGCCCTCTCGCAGTTGATGGGCACGATGGTGGACATGTCCCTGCCGTGGACAAAACTTTGCCTCATTGAGGAAGGCTGCGAGCTACTAAGTCGCCCCGATGAGGCTGGTGTAGGCATTCAAATTGCCTTGGAAGGCAAGATTAACGGTTTGACGCTTTTAACCTTCGATGAAGAGAGCGCTTTGTATATTTTAAACGCTTTTGGCGACATGCTGCCTGATAAGAGGCTAGAGAGCGACATGGCTCGCTCCGCCCTCATGGAAGTCGGCAACATTGTCACGGGGTCCTTCGCTACCGCAATTTCAGAATTTCTTAAGACCACCGCCTGGTGTACCCCCCCGCTCCTCATCCATGATTATTTTGACGCTTTTGTTTGTTCCGTAGTGGTAAGTGGTTGCCAAGAGACAGATCATGTATTAGTCTTTAAGACAGAACTTTTTGTGGGCGGCAAGGCTTTGCAGAGCGACCTGGCCTTTATGCCTACCAAGGAATCCTTTCAGTTAATCATGCGCGAGTTAGACGCAACAAGGGGGTAG
- a CDS encoding response regulator — translation MSKRILVVDDAAFMRMMLSDHLTKAGFEVIGQAENGAVAVVKYKELRPDMVTMDITMPEMDGIQAVKEIKKFDPTARIVMCSAMGQQHMVMEAIQAGARDFIVKPFDVARVVQAVTKALA, via the coding sequence ATGAGCAAAAGAATTTTAGTGGTAGATGACGCCGCGTTTATGCGTATGATGCTGTCAGACCACCTCACTAAGGCTGGTTTCGAGGTGATTGGGCAGGCAGAAAACGGCGCCGTGGCTGTTGTGAAGTACAAAGAATTACGCCCCGACATGGTCACTATGGACATTACCATGCCTGAAATGGACGGCATTCAAGCCGTTAAAGAGATAAAAAAGTTTGACCCCACCGCCCGCATCGTCATGTGCAGCGCCATGGGCCAGCAGCACATGGTTATGGAGGCCATACAAGCCGGCGCAAGGGACTTTATCGTCAAGCCTTTCGATGTGGCGAGGGTAGTGCAGGCAGTGACCAAGGCCTTGGCATAG
- the fliM gene encoding flagellar motor switch protein FliM produces MREVLSQAEIDSLLKSLEQGEVEALEVPKEQIKVRKYDFRRPNRFSKNNLRNLSQIHDNFARQLANFLTAYLRTPVQAKVATVDQVAFEDFMVSLPSNTVATVFSMQEPGLALFDAGTDLIVPMIDLVCGGAGDPLRKSRLLTEIELAIYRRVCMHILERYQSVWVDFATLDCSIQSVETNPRLIQSIGLGEMVAIVALTVTVNRSQGIMTLCLPFLALESILNKKGDAISASDGPSLSQQWSARQQILSGAVLDLTVMLGASELTVREFLHLNAGDVFTVNTKPGGFVELSVENNKAFLAQPGLVGRQMAVQVVAALAEGNDGFEQ; encoded by the coding sequence ATGAGGGAAGTTCTTAGTCAAGCCGAGATAGATAGTCTCTTAAAGAGTTTGGAACAGGGTGAAGTTGAAGCCCTTGAAGTTCCCAAGGAACAAATCAAGGTGCGTAAGTACGATTTTCGCCGACCCAATCGCTTTTCCAAGAACAACCTGCGCAATTTGTCGCAAATTCATGACAACTTTGCCCGGCAGTTAGCAAACTTTCTGACTGCCTACTTGCGCACTCCTGTGCAGGCCAAGGTAGCTACCGTGGACCAAGTGGCTTTTGAGGACTTTATGGTCTCTTTGCCCAGCAATACCGTGGCTACGGTGTTTTCCATGCAAGAACCAGGCCTAGCATTGTTTGACGCCGGCACAGACCTTATTGTGCCCATGATTGACCTTGTTTGCGGGGGCGCTGGCGACCCCCTGCGCAAGTCGCGCCTCTTGACCGAAATTGAGCTGGCGATTTATCGGCGAGTGTGCATGCATATTTTGGAGCGCTATCAGTCGGTGTGGGTAGATTTTGCTACTCTCGACTGCAGTATACAGAGTGTGGAGACTAACCCCCGCCTCATCCAGAGTATCGGTCTCGGCGAAATGGTGGCGATTGTTGCGCTTACAGTTACGGTTAACCGCAGCCAAGGAATTATGACCCTTTGTTTGCCATTTCTCGCGCTCGAGTCCATCTTAAACAAGAAGGGGGACGCCATCTCGGCTAGCGACGGCCCCTCCCTCAGTCAACAATGGTCCGCCCGCCAACAGATTCTCAGTGGCGCAGTCCTCGACTTGACGGTCATGCTCGGTGCGAGCGAATTAACGGTGAGAGAGTTTCTCCATCTAAATGCGGGTGATGTCTTTACCGTCAACACTAAGCCGGGTGGTTTCGTGGAGTTAAGTGTAGAAAACAACAAGGCTTTTCTGGCCCAGCCGGGCCTGGTCGGGCGGCAAATGGCGGTGCAAGTAGTGGCGGCACTGGCAGAAGGGAATGATGGGTTTGAGCAATAG
- the fliY gene encoding flagellar motor switch phosphatase FliY, producing the protein MSNRYLSQAEIDAILHMGVANEAPALSAMEADALGEVGNISMGTAATTLSQLLGQRVSITTPRVSVSTLEGLYAQFTVPYMAISVDYIQGLSGFSLLVIRNTDAAIIADLMMGGSGRPETNELDEIKVSAVSEVMNQMIGTAATSMHSLFGKKVNISPPQVILFDQPPNPEAQRELQGETLVVVTFKMVIGALIDSELLQVMPMRSAQQMVEYLMGGQTPAAAPQAAAAAPLPAVTEPPAAQLAAQEAPLVQRAQFSPLPPAPSSIPGASIDLILDVPLQVSVVLGRSRKTIKDVITMGIGSVVELDRMVEDPVDILVNGTLIAKGEIVVVNENFGVRLTSILSQTERLKELAKGK; encoded by the coding sequence TTGAGCAATAGATACTTGTCTCAGGCAGAAATTGATGCCATCCTGCACATGGGGGTTGCCAACGAGGCACCTGCTTTAAGCGCCATGGAAGCTGATGCCCTCGGTGAAGTGGGGAACATTTCGATGGGCACCGCCGCCACCACGCTTTCCCAGTTGCTGGGCCAGCGCGTCAGTATCACTACCCCGCGTGTCAGCGTCTCGACTCTAGAGGGTTTGTACGCTCAGTTCACCGTGCCTTATATGGCAATTTCGGTGGACTATATTCAAGGGCTGTCGGGCTTTAGCCTTTTAGTAATTCGTAACACCGACGCCGCCATTATAGCCGACTTAATGATGGGTGGTAGTGGTAGGCCTGAGACAAATGAATTAGACGAGATTAAGGTGAGCGCTGTTTCCGAGGTCATGAACCAGATGATCGGCACTGCCGCCACCTCTATGCATTCTTTGTTTGGTAAAAAAGTAAATATCTCGCCTCCCCAGGTGATCTTGTTTGACCAGCCGCCCAACCCCGAGGCGCAAAGGGAACTACAGGGAGAAACTTTAGTGGTCGTCACCTTTAAGATGGTGATTGGCGCCTTGATCGACAGCGAATTGCTGCAGGTGATGCCCATGCGTAGCGCGCAGCAGATGGTTGAATACCTTATGGGTGGGCAGACCCCTGCGGCAGCTCCCCAAGCGGCAGCCGCAGCGCCACTGCCTGCCGTGACAGAGCCCCCCGCCGCACAACTCGCTGCCCAAGAAGCTCCGCTCGTACAGCGGGCGCAGTTTTCACCATTGCCGCCCGCGCCAAGCTCTATTCCTGGGGCTAGCATTGATCTGATCCTAGATGTGCCTCTCCAGGTGTCGGTGGTCTTAGGTCGCAGCCGCAAAACGATTAAAGACGTCATCACGATGGGCATAGGCAGTGTCGTGGAACTTGATCGCATGGTGGAGGACCCGGTAGATATATTAGTAAACGGTACTCTCATTGCCAAGGGTGAAATTGTGGTCGTGAACGAAAACTTCGGGGTGAGACTGACCAGTATTCTTAGTCAGACGGAGCGCTTAAAAGAGCTCGCCAAGGGGAAGTAA
- a CDS encoding C40 family peptidase, with protein MYKKLLVAVVLLSLLTTLFPLGAASEAPLGARAAEIAREEVGSPFVRGGETPRGFDASGLVYYVFGQLGVEVPRTVAEQHLFGEGVRRSDLSPGDIVLFAHEEARFTGIFVGGTTVVWASRSLGRVRTANLNEAAISRMFRGARRVTPSSETSIADLVIATAEQYLGVPYLFGAEGPTRFDCSGFTQWVFAAHGITLPRTSRSQALVGRAVSRNDLAKGDLLIFVDTWREGISHVGIYIGEGRFIHTVPRSGVSYANLGQSYWSTRLHSVRRVLP; from the coding sequence TTGTACAAAAAACTACTTGTCGCAGTCGTCCTGTTGTCCCTCTTGACCACGCTGTTTCCCTTGGGTGCAGCGAGCGAGGCTCCTTTAGGAGCTCGCGCCGCCGAAATCGCGAGAGAAGAAGTGGGTTCCCCCTTTGTAAGGGGCGGAGAAACGCCGCGAGGTTTTGATGCTTCCGGGCTTGTCTACTATGTCTTTGGACAACTCGGCGTCGAGGTGCCGCGGACAGTGGCCGAACAACATTTGTTTGGCGAAGGGGTTAGGCGGAGCGACCTTAGCCCGGGAGACATTGTACTTTTTGCCCATGAGGAGGCGCGCTTTACGGGCATCTTTGTGGGTGGGACTACGGTGGTCTGGGCTAGCAGGAGCCTCGGCCGAGTGCGGACGGCTAATTTGAACGAGGCAGCCATAAGCCGCATGTTTCGAGGCGCACGACGGGTAACGCCTAGTAGCGAGACTAGTATCGCCGACCTAGTGATAGCCACCGCGGAACAGTACTTGGGTGTGCCATACCTTTTTGGCGCGGAAGGGCCGACACGCTTTGATTGTTCTGGCTTCACGCAGTGGGTCTTCGCGGCCCATGGCATTACTTTGCCGCGTACCTCGCGCAGCCAAGCCCTAGTCGGTCGTGCGGTGTCGCGAAATGACCTCGCCAAGGGCGATTTGTTGATTTTTGTGGACACGTGGCGAGAGGGTATCTCACATGTGGGTATCTACATCGGAGAAGGCCGGTTTATTCATACCGTGCCACGAAGTGGAGTTTCTTATGCCAATCTAGGGCAGAGTTACTGGAGCACGCGCCTCCATAGTGTGCGCCGCGTACTACCCTAG
- the dprA gene encoding DNA-processing protein DprA has product MERRRLMAALARVPGMRYADILQLNFESARDLTSRSLAQAGLLPRLAEAVPRAMQDFDYDSWEERNARAGCQALVIGEPAYPSSLLDLYAPPLIIYCRGTLASLKRVAVVGTRTATAYGRQLVETFVPLLVDNNFTVVSGLAKGIDTFAHETTLRMGGHTIAVLGTGVDNMYPRENTRLAWRIIESGGALLSEYPPGTPPLRHHFPERNRLISGLSMACLVAEGDRKSGALITALHALEQGREVLAVPGNIFSPQSRGPNYLISQGATPLTDPAVLLQTLGVQEQRGQERRAKELGSHASLVMLALSRNACSVDDLGLCTKLPMPDLLAALTELELEGTVLRLPTGQYICQTPPI; this is encoded by the coding sequence GTGGAGAGAAGGCGTTTAATGGCCGCATTAGCCCGCGTTCCTGGTATGCGGTATGCGGATATACTTCAGCTCAATTTTGAGTCAGCTAGAGACTTGACGAGCCGCTCGCTCGCGCAAGCGGGCCTGCTTCCGCGCTTGGCTGAGGCTGTGCCGCGGGCCATGCAGGACTTCGATTACGACAGCTGGGAGGAGCGCAATGCTCGCGCCGGGTGCCAAGCACTAGTCATCGGTGAGCCTGCCTACCCAAGTAGCCTGCTCGACCTCTATGCCCCGCCGCTAATCATTTACTGCCGCGGTACACTGGCTAGCCTTAAGCGGGTGGCGGTAGTGGGCACCCGCACAGCGACAGCTTACGGCAGGCAGCTGGTCGAGACTTTTGTGCCGCTCTTAGTTGACAACAATTTTACGGTGGTCAGTGGCTTGGCCAAGGGGATAGACACTTTCGCGCACGAGACGACTCTCAGAATGGGTGGGCATACCATCGCTGTCCTGGGTACGGGTGTAGACAACATGTATCCACGCGAAAATACCAGGCTGGCCTGGCGCATCATAGAGAGTGGGGGGGCGCTCCTCAGCGAGTATCCACCGGGCACCCCGCCGCTACGCCATCACTTCCCTGAGCGCAATCGTCTCATAAGCGGCTTGTCCATGGCATGCCTAGTGGCCGAGGGCGACCGCAAGAGTGGGGCCTTGATAACAGCACTGCATGCCCTAGAGCAAGGTCGCGAAGTGCTGGCCGTGCCGGGGAACATTTTCAGCCCCCAAAGCAGAGGCCCAAATTATCTTATTAGTCAAGGCGCTACCCCATTGACAGACCCTGCCGTATTGCTGCAAACTCTAGGAGTACAAGAGCAGAGAGGGCAGGAGCGCAGGGCAAAAGAACTGGGGAGTCATGCTAGCTTGGTGATGCTTGCTCTAAGTAGGAACGCCTGCTCGGTAGACGACCTCGGTCTCTGCACCAAGCTACCCATGCCAGACCTACTGGCTGCTCTCACCGAATTAGAGCTAGAAGGCACTGTGCTTCGTCTGCCAACTGGGCAGTATATCTGCCAAACCCCGCCCATCTAG
- the topA gene encoding type I DNA topoisomerase, with product MAEYLVIVESPAKAKTIAKYLGRQYTVKASFGHLRDLPKSQLGVDVDHDFAPKYITIRGRGDLLKELKTAARKATKVYLATDPDREGEAISWHLAQALELDMTKPCRVTFNEITKSAVQKAFKEPRDIAALLVSAQQTRRILDRIVGYKLSPLLWAKVKKGLSAGRVQSVAVRIIVDRDEEIAAFIPTEYWSLMAELRPSEGKAFLAKLSARELPDEAAVKAVMSDLSLGTFVVESVKKSQRERKPAPPFTTSTLQQEASRKLGFTAKRTMRLAQALYEGIELGKEGAVGLITYMRTDSTRLSDTALASASQYITERFGKEYHESRQFAGKGGAQDAHEAVRPTYVERPPLALKDLLSRDHYKLYKLIFERFIASQMAPALYAQVHVEVAANKYLFKAHGSRMVFAGFTAVYSESQDEADADVESELPELVAGQRLALGKLTPKQHFTEAPPAFTEASLIKLLEEEGIGRPSTYAPIIDTIVERGYVTKDKKKFMATELGQVVVRLLKEYFPEIVEVAFTAKMEAELDSIEHGTATSQEILRDFYAPFAVKLAHAFGHMEKISVSDEESDQVCELCGRRMVIKMGRFGKFLACPGFPECKNTKPLLTETGAICPLCQGKVVQRRSKKGRLFYGCANYPTCEFVSWNKPLTNKCTKCGSFTVEKKNRKDETTIVCGNPACGFLQEEVHA from the coding sequence ATGGCTGAATACTTAGTTATAGTAGAATCTCCTGCCAAAGCGAAGACAATCGCCAAGTACTTGGGCCGACAGTATACCGTGAAGGCCTCCTTTGGGCATCTGCGCGACTTGCCTAAAAGCCAGCTGGGTGTGGATGTCGACCACGACTTCGCCCCAAAATACATTACCATCCGCGGCAGGGGAGACCTTTTAAAGGAACTTAAGACGGCAGCCCGCAAAGCGACCAAGGTGTACTTGGCCACTGACCCCGACCGGGAAGGTGAGGCCATTTCTTGGCACTTGGCGCAAGCTCTTGAGCTTGATATGACGAAGCCTTGTCGGGTCACTTTTAATGAGATTACGAAGTCGGCTGTGCAAAAGGCTTTTAAGGAACCACGTGACATTGCCGCACTTCTCGTCAGCGCCCAGCAGACTAGGCGCATTTTGGATCGCATTGTGGGCTACAAATTGTCGCCCCTCTTGTGGGCCAAAGTTAAAAAGGGCCTTAGCGCAGGTCGCGTGCAGTCTGTGGCCGTGCGCATCATTGTGGACCGTGACGAAGAAATTGCCGCTTTCATCCCCACAGAGTACTGGAGTCTCATGGCCGAACTCCGGCCAAGTGAGGGCAAAGCTTTTCTGGCTAAGCTTAGTGCCCGCGAGCTACCCGATGAGGCGGCAGTGAAGGCGGTTATGTCAGACCTCTCTCTGGGTACGTTCGTTGTAGAAAGTGTGAAAAAGAGTCAGCGTGAGCGTAAGCCGGCACCTCCCTTCACCACCAGCACCCTGCAGCAAGAGGCCTCGCGCAAGCTAGGCTTCACTGCCAAGCGCACCATGCGTTTGGCGCAAGCTCTCTACGAAGGTATTGAGCTCGGTAAGGAAGGCGCGGTTGGGCTAATCACCTACATGCGCACCGATAGCACTCGACTGAGTGATACCGCTCTAGCCAGCGCTAGTCAGTACATAACTGAACGATTCGGAAAAGAATACCATGAAAGCAGGCAGTTTGCCGGCAAGGGGGGGGCGCAGGATGCGCATGAGGCTGTTCGCCCCACCTATGTGGAGCGCCCTCCTCTCGCGCTTAAAGACTTGCTTAGCCGCGATCACTATAAATTGTACAAACTTATTTTCGAGCGTTTTATCGCTTCGCAAATGGCGCCCGCACTTTATGCGCAAGTGCACGTCGAAGTAGCCGCCAACAAGTACCTGTTTAAAGCGCATGGTTCGCGCATGGTGTTTGCTGGGTTTACGGCCGTGTATAGCGAGAGCCAAGATGAAGCCGATGCCGATGTAGAAAGCGAATTGCCTGAGCTAGTAGCGGGGCAAAGGCTTGCCCTCGGCAAGTTGACGCCGAAGCAGCACTTTACCGAAGCACCGCCTGCCTTTACCGAGGCTAGCCTGATCAAGCTGCTCGAAGAAGAAGGTATTGGCCGCCCTAGCACCTATGCGCCCATTATCGATACCATTGTCGAGCGTGGTTACGTCACTAAAGACAAGAAAAAGTTCATGGCGACCGAGCTCGGCCAAGTCGTAGTGCGCTTACTAAAAGAATACTTCCCTGAAATCGTTGAGGTCGCCTTCACTGCCAAAATGGAGGCGGAGTTAGACTCCATTGAGCATGGCACGGCCACCTCGCAAGAAATTTTGCGGGATTTCTACGCGCCTTTTGCCGTCAAGCTCGCTCATGCCTTTGGGCACATGGAAAAAATTAGCGTTTCAGATGAAGAATCGGATCAAGTTTGCGAACTTTGTGGGCGCCGCATGGTTATCAAGATGGGCAGATTCGGCAAGTTCTTAGCCTGCCCAGGCTTTCCGGAGTGCAAAAATACCAAGCCCTTACTCACGGAGACGGGGGCCATTTGTCCGCTATGTCAGGGGAAGGTCGTACAGAGACGCAGCAAGAAGGGGAGGCTCTTCTACGGCTGCGCAAACTACCCTACCTGTGAGTTTGTGTCCTGGAACAAACCATTGACTAATAAGTGCACGAAGTGCGGGTCCTTCACTGTCGAAAAGAAGAACCGTAAAGATGAGACAACGATTGTTTGTGGCAACCCAGCTTGTGGTTTCCTACAGGAGGAAGTACATGCGTGA